One Brassica napus cultivar Da-Ae chromosome C2, Da-Ae, whole genome shotgun sequence DNA window includes the following coding sequences:
- the BNAC02G24860D gene encoding uncharacterized protein BNAC02G24860D, protein MIKSRDGSRRSSTSSYPADLLVCFPSRAHLALTPKPICSPSRPSISTTNYHPHHRRQLSKLSSGGGRGHGSPALWAKQASSKNMGGEEIAEPTSPKVTCAGQIKVRPRKRGGKGKNWQTVMEEIERIHSNKSKSKFLGLLTCLKNIKFDFRCFGDFRHADVITSDDDEEEEDEEENTKNIFSKWFMVLQEEESKSDDDKNIKKCVFDENADAEPAVPPSNALLLMRCRSAPAKSWLEERMQVKTEQDTKEEEVGVKKNKKDLRSLMEEEKMELVLMSYDTDYYRLSSDIAKETWIVGGVQDPLSRSRSWKS, encoded by the coding sequence atgATCAAAAGCAGAGATGGAAGCAGAAGATCATCTACTTCTAGCTACCCTGCAGATTTGTTGGTTTGTTTCCCTTCAAGAGCCCACTTAGCTCTTACACCTAAACCCATTTGTAGCCCATCTCGTCCCTCCATCTCCACCACCAACTATCATCCCCACCACCGTCGCCAGCTCAGCAAACTCTCCAGCGGCGGTGGAAGAGGACATGGGAGTCCTGCTTTGTGGGCTAAGCAAGCAAGCAGTAAGAACATGGGCGGTGAGGAAATAGCCGAACCAACTTCACCTAAAGTCACTTGCGCCGGTCAGATCAAAGTCCGGCCAAGAAAACGCGGCGGGAAAGGAAAAAACTGGCAAACGGTGATGGAGGAGATAGAGAGGATACATAGCAATAAATCTAAGAGCAAGTTTCTTGGTTTATTGACTTGTCTAAAGAACATCAAGTTCGACTTCAGGTGTTTTGGTGATTTCCGACATGCTGATGTCATCACTAGCGAcgacgatgaagaagaagaagatgaagaagagaataCTAAGAATATTTTCTCCAAATGGTTTATGGTCTTGCAAGAGGAAGAGAGTAAGAGCGACGACGACAAGAACATCAAGAAGTGCGTCTTTGATGAAAACGCAGACGCAGAACCGGCGGTTCCACCGTCGAACGCGCTTTTGCTAATGAGGTGTAGATCGGCTCCGGCGAAGAGTTGGTTAGAAGAGAGAATGCAAGTGAAAACAGAGCAAGATACCAAAGAAGAAGAGGTGGGTgtgaagaagaataagaaggaTTTGAGATCACTAATGgaggaagagaagatggagttaGTGTTGATGAGTTACGATACCGATTATTACAGACTCTCTTCAGACATAGCTAAGGAAACTTGGATTGTCGGAGGAGTTCAAGATCCTCTGTCTCGGAGTCGGAGCTGGAAAAGCTAG
- the LOC106418480 gene encoding tetracycline resistance protein, class B, with product MKAETVTLILVNLAGIMERADESLLPGVYKEVGAALHTDPTGLGSLTLLRSMVQAVCYPLAAYMSMRYNRAHVIALGAFLWSAATFLVAFSSTFFHVAVSRALNGIGLALVAPAIQSLVADSTDDANRGSAFGWLQLTANLGSIIGGLCSVLIAPLTFMGVPGWRVAFHIVGVISVIVGVLVRLFANDPHFVKDGVNVHRVSTKPFCSEVKDLVREGGTVVKIRSFQIIVAQGVTGSFPWSALSFAPMWLELIGFSHGETAVLMGLFVAASSLGGLFGGKMGDYLSTRLPNSGRIILAQISSASAIPLAAILLLFLPDDPSTGVIHGVVLVLLGLFVSWNAPATNNPIFAEIVPEKSRTSVYALDKSFESILSSFAPPVVGILAQHVYGYKPIPQGSSRSAEIATDRENAVSLAKALYTSIGIPMAACCFIYSFLYRTYPLDRESARMEAFIDSEMRELLPENSNIDIEFSQET from the exons ATGAAGGCAGAGACGGTGACGCTGATTCTGGTTAATCTAGCCGGAATTATGGAGAGAGCCGACGAGTCTCTACTCCCAGGTGTATACAAAGAGGTCGGTGCAGCTCTCCACACGGATCCAACCGGGCTCGGGTCGTTGACACTGTTGCGATCCATGGTTCAAGCCGTTTGCTATCCATTAGCTGCTTACATGTCCATGCGATATAACCGAGCTCACGTCATTGCTCTCGGTGCTTTCCTCTGGTCCGCTGCTACTTTCCTTGTCGCTTTCTCTTCCACTTTCTTCCAT GTAGCAGTATCGAGAGCTCTGAATGGGATTGGTCTTGCCTTAGTGGCTCCAGCGATTCAGTCCCTTGTTGCTGACTCAACGGACGATGCTAACCGTGGCTCTGCTTTTGGATGGTTACAGCTAACAGCAAACCTCGGTTCGATCATAGGCGGTCTCTGCTCTGTTTTGATAGCTCCATTAACCTTCATGGGTGTACCTGGTTGGAGAGTTGCTTTCCATATCGTAGGTGTGATCAGTGTTATAGTCGGTGTATTAGTGAGACTCTTCGCTAATGACCCTCACTTTGTGAAGGATGGTGTTAATGTTCATCGAGTTTCAACTAAACCTTTTTGCTCGGAGGTTAAGGATTTGGTCAGGGAAGGTGGTACTGTTGTAAAGATCCGTTCTTTTCAGATCATTGTTGCTCAGGGAGTGACCGGGTCGTTTCCTTGGTCTGCTCTATCTTTTGCACCTATGTGGTTGGAGCTTATCGGGTTCTCTCACGGGGAAACTGCAGTCTTGATGGGTTTATTCGTGGCTGCGTCTTCTCTTGGTGGGTTATTTGGTGGCAAAATGGGAGATTATCTGTCGACACGTCTTCCTAACTCAGGAAGAATCATTCTTGCACAGATTAGCTCAGCTTCAGCGATCCCGCTCGCTGCAATTCTCTTGTTGTTTTTACCTGACGATCCATCTACAGGTGTAATCCATGGTGTGGTCTTAGTGCTATTGGGTCTGTTTGTTTCTTGGAATGCTCCAGCTACCAACAA CCCGATCTTTGCAGAGATTGTTCCGGAGAAGTCAAGAACAAGCGTCTACGCGTTAGACAAATCTTTCGAGTCCATCTTGTCATCGTTTGCTCCTCCCGTAGTTGGAATCCTCGCGCAGCATGTCTATGGTTATAAGCCAATCCCTCAAGGTTCATCAAGATCAGCAGAGATAGCAACCGATAGAGAGAATGCAGTGTCGCTCGCAAAAGCTCTTTATACATCTATAGGCATCCCAATGGCGGCTTGCTGCTTTATCTACTCCTTTCTATACCGTACGTATCCTCTAGACAGAGAAAGTGCTCGGATGGAGGCTTTTATAGATTCTGAGATGCGTGAACTGCTTCCGGAAAATTCAAATATAGATATCGAGTTTTCACAAGAAACCTAG
- the LOC106418481 gene encoding uncharacterized methyltransferase At1g78140, chloroplastic, producing MPMTVVPGRFTPAILSIGSRLPSFKYAARRVAVFVPRSAASISVETNSSVDSVVEKEKDILACPICYNSLALISQPNGLVGSAGTQLQCNTCKGSYSGNETHLDLAVASGSNQYTEPMPLSTELFRTPLVSFLYERGWRQNFIWGGFPGPEKEFEMAREYLKPVLGGNIIDASCGSGMFSRLFAKSELFSRVIALDYSENMLKQCYEFLNQEENLTNKENVVLVRADIARLPFLSGSVDAVHAGAALHCWPSPSSAVAEISRVLRPGGVFVATTFIYDGPFSFIPFLKNLRQELMRYSGSHIFLSERELEDLCKAGGLVGFTRVRNGLFIMLSATKPSR from the exons ATGCCGATGACGGTTGTTCCCGGTCGATTTACGCCGGCGATTCTCTCGATTGGTTCTCGTTTACCTTCCTTCAAGTACGCTGCTCGAAGAGTCGCTGTTTTCGTTCCCAGATCAGCTGCCTCCATCTCCGTCGAGACGAACTCGAGT GTGGATTCTGTtgtggagaaagagaaggaCATTCTAGCTTGCCCCATATGCTATAACTCCTTAGCATTGATTAGTCAACCTAATGGATTAGT AGGATCTGCTGGTACTCAGTTACAATGCAATACCTGTAAAgggagttactcgggtaacgaGACGCATCTTGATTTGGCTGTTGCTAGTGGAAGCAACCAATACACTGAACCAATGCCTCTTTCAACCGAGTTATTCAG GACTCCGTTAGTTTCCTTCCTATACGAGAGGGGTTGGCGTCAGAATTTCATATGGGGTGGTTTTCCAGGACCAGAGAAAGAG TTTGAAATGGCTAGAGAGTACCTGAAGCCTGTTTTGGGAGGCAATATCATCGACGCCAGTTGCGGAAGTGGGATGTTCTCGAGACTATTCGCTAAAAGTGAGCTGTTTTCTCGGGTGATCGCTCTTGATTACTCGGAGAATATGCTAAAACAGTGCTATGAGTTCTTAAACCAAGAAGAAAACCTTACTAACAAAGA GAATGTTGTCCTGGTCCGAGCAGACATAGCTAGGCTCCCTTTTCTTTCGGGTTCAGTTGACGCTGTCCATGCTGGTGCTGCTTTGCATTGCTGGCCTTCGCCATCCTCAGCT GTAGCTGAGATTAGCCGTGTTCTTAGACCTGGTGGAGTATTTGTTGCCACCACGTTCATTTATGATGGCCCTTTCAGTTTTATCCCCTTCTTGAAGAATCTTCGCCAG GAACTAATGAGATACTCAGGTTCTCACATCTTTCTAAGTGAACGTGAGCTTGAAGATCTCTGCAAAGCCGGTGGACTCGTTGGCTTCACTCGTGTTAGAAACGGGCTATTCATAATGCTCTCCGCCACAAAACCCAGCAGATAA
- the BNAC02G24890D gene encoding uncharacterized protein BNAC02G24890D yields MERTTPVRKPHTSTADLLTWSEVPPSDSPSSAARSAVRSHQPSDGVSKVVFGGQVTDEEVESLNRRKPCSEHKMKEITGSGIFARNQEDDASELSSAPSGRVYQQALSGISHISFGEEEDLSPKKPITLPEVAKQRELSGTMESESASNLKKQLSDAKYKEISGQNIFAPPPEIKPRSGATRALALKDNFNLGAESQTSGEEDSSVKTAKKIYDKKFAELSGNDIFKGDGTSSCGEKQLSEAKLKEIGGNNIFADGKVESRDYLGGVRKPPGGETSIALV; encoded by the exons ATGGAGAGAACCACTCCAGTGAGAAAGCCACACACATCCACCGCAGATCTACTCACTTGGTCGGAAGTTCCACCGTCGGATTCTCCTTCCTCCGCCGCTCGCTCCGCCGTTCGATCTCACCAG CCATCTGATGGGGTTAGCAAAGTTGTATTTGGAGGTCAAGTCACTGATGAAGAAGTTGAGAGCTTGAACAGAAG GAAGCCTTGCTCAGAACATAAGATGAAGGAGATAACTGGGAGTGGGATCTTTGCTCGTAACCAAGAAGATGATGCTTCAGAGCTCTCTAGTGCTCCAAGTGGAAGGGTATATCAG CAAGCACTTAGTGGTATAAGCCATATATCATTTGGTGAAGAGGAGGACTTGTCTCCTAAAAAGCCTATTACTTTACCTGAGGTTGCTAAACAGCGAGAGCTTAGTGGGACAATGGAGAGCGAATCGGCTTCTAATCTGAAGAAGCAGCTCTCTGATGCTAAGTACAAAGAGATCAGCGGACAGAACATCTTCGCACCACCACCTGAGATCAAACCTCGGTCCGGAGCCACTCGAGCTTTGGCTCTTAAGGACAACTTCAACCTCGGAGCTGAATCTCAAACC TCTGGTGAAGAAGACTCATCTGTGAAGACGGCGAAGAAGATTTATGACAAGAAGTTTGCAGAGCTCTCAGGGAATGATATATTCAAGGGAGATGGTACGTCATCTTGTGGCGAAAAGCAGCTGAGTGAAGCCAAGCTAAAGGAGATAGGAGGGAACAACATATTTGCAGATGGGAAGGTAGAGTCCAGAGACTATCTAGGCGGTGTGCGTAAACCACCAGGTGGTGAGACAAGCATTGCTCTCGTTTAG
- the LOC106417962 gene encoding putative pumilio homolog 7, chloroplastic, producing the protein MGEFREAYVSSSPLRTPSQSPNFSLLRQNYFHGDFSLNSSSDYSLSSSFSNGFSSSDDSSSSPFASPPFNGIIPIHNHATYHHEPLLYKDHEKSVHGDDTGLCEDLYHMKITEETGTHRGFSWLNNNQDSDQNINYDKRNTFGNQTQDSISNTRQFDWPSYSNSNVGNNSPYINGGGSREHSAYYRTMATSDMSPLFCQGSEPFSLDHQRTKSFISDHGSTSLPNVCDVQGYVYLMAKDQHGCRFLQRIFDEGTPVDALVIFNEVIPHVVELMMDPFGNYLMQKLLDVCNEEQRTQIVLVATAEPGQLIRISLNAYGTRVVQRLVETIKTGKQVSLVKSALRPGFLDLIKDLNGNHVIQRCLQCLSTEDNKFIFDAATKFCTEIATHRHGCCVLQKCIAYSMRQQREKLIGEISRNSLLLAQDPFGNYAVQFVIELRIPSAVAMMLSQLKGHYVQLSMQKFSSHMVERCLMHCPESRPQIVRELVSVPHFDHLLQDPYANFVIQAALAATKGPLHASLVEVIRPHAILRNNPYCKRIFSRNLLKK; encoded by the exons ATGGGTGAGTTTCGAGAAGCTTATGTTTCCTCGTCTCCTCTACGCACACCGTCGCAATCACCTAACTTCAGTCTTCTACGACAAAACTACTTTCATGGAGATTTCTCTTTAAACTCGTCGTCGGATTATTCTCTGTCGAGTTCCTTCTCTAACGGGTTCTCTTCTTCCGATGACAGTTCTTCTTCTCCCTTCGCTTCACCTCCGTTCAACGGGATCATCCCTATCCACAACCACGCCACTTATCATCACGAGCCATTGCTTTATAAAGATCATGAGAAGAGTGTTCATGGTGATGATACGGGTCTATGCGAAGATCTCTATCACATGAAAATCACCGAGGAGACAGGGACTCATCGAGGCTTTTCATGGTTGAACAACAATCAAGATTCCGACCAAAACATAAACTACGACAAGAGAAACACGTTTGGGAACCAAACTCAAGATTCCATATCCAACACTCGCCAGTTCGATTGGCCTAGCTACTCAAACAGTAACGTTGGTAATAACAGTCCTTACATCAATGGAGGAGGAAGTAGAGAACACTCGGCTTACTACAGAACAATGGCAACATCAGACATGTCGCCATTATTCTGCCAAGGCTCTGAGCCATTTAGCTTGGATCATCAGAGAACCAAATCATTCATCTCTGACCATGGAAGCACTAGTCTGCCTAACGTGTGTGACGTTCAGGGATATGTGTACTTGATGGCTAAAGACCAACACGGATGTAGATTCTTGCAGAGGATATTCGATGAAGGAACACCTGTTGACGCCTTGGTTATATTCAATGAGGTTATTCCTCATGTCGTTGAGCTTATGATGGATCCTTTTGGGAATTACTTGATGCAGAAGCTTTTAGATGTTTGTAATGAAGAACAAAGGACGCAGATTGTGCTTGTGGCTACTGCTGAGCCTGGTCAACTTATCAGGATATCTCTCAACGCATACgg TACTCGAGTTGTTCAGAGATTAGTGGAAACGATTAAGACAGGAAAACAAGTTTCTCTTGTGAAATCGGCGCTGAGACCTGGCTTTCTTGATTTGATCAAGGATTTAAATGGCAACCATGTGATTCAACGTTGCTTGCAATGCCTAAGCACTGAAGATAACAAG TTTATCTTTGACGCAGCTACCAAGTTCTGCACTGAAATCGCAACACATCGACATGGATGTTGTGTACTCCAAAAATGCATTGCTTATTCAATGAGACAACAACGAGAGAAGCTGATCGGTGAAATCTCTAGAAATAGTCTCCTACTTGCTCAAGACCCCTTTGG gaACTACGCAGTACAGTTCGTTATAGAGCTGAGGATACCTTCGGCCGTAGCGATGATGTTGAGTCAGTTAAAAGGGCATTACGTACAACTTTCCATGCAGAAGTTCAGTAGCCACATGGTGGAAAGATGCCTCATGCATTGTCCCGAGAGTCGTCCACAGATAGTGCGTGAGCTTGTCTCAGTTCCTCACTTTGATCACCTTCTTCAAGACCCTTACGCTAATTTCGTCATCCAAGCCGCTCTTGCTGCCACTAAG GGTCCACTTCATGCTTCACTAGTGGAAGTCATAAGACCACATGCGATTCTGCGTAATAATCCTTATTGCAAAAGGATTTTCTCGAGGAATCTATTGAAGAAGTGA